A genome region from Bacillaceae bacterium IKA-2 includes the following:
- a CDS encoding NADH-quinone oxidoreductase subunit J, whose protein sequence is MNIELIIFLIIAIISISGSVLVIILKKIAHRVLSMAGVFFAVACLYFLLRAEFIGIVQIMVYVGALSILFVFGMMMTDHKSVSFGPERSKGHKMVSLVGVAVLLFLMLRGIFTLDVPGGQEHYIGSAELIGLDLYGNYVIAFQGAGVLLLAALVGAIVLARKEAE, encoded by the coding sequence GTGAATATAGAGTTAATTATTTTTCTGATCATCGCGATTATTTCCATCTCTGGTTCTGTTCTTGTGATTATCTTAAAAAAGATTGCCCATCGAGTGTTAAGTATGGCAGGTGTGTTTTTCGCAGTCGCATGCCTTTACTTTTTACTTCGAGCTGAATTTATTGGGATTGTTCAAATCATGGTATACGTTGGCGCACTTTCAATTTTATTCGTCTTCGGTATGATGATGACGGACCATAAATCAGTATCGTTTGGACCTGAAAGATCTAAAGGTCATAAAATGGTAAGTTTGGTAGGGGTTGCTGTACTACTTTTCTTAATGCTTCGAGGTATTTTCACTTTAGACGTACCTGGAGGACAAGAACACTACATTGGTAGTGCAGAATTAATCGGCTTGGATCTATACGGAAATTATGTCATCGCGTTCCAAGGTGCAGGTGTTCTATTACTTGCAGCTTTAGTAGGAGCCATTGTATTGGCACGAAAGGAGGCCGAATAG
- the nuoH gene encoding NADH-quinone oxidoreductase subunit NuoH, with protein MDSLLSIVIYGVMSLSFMLVGVMYAIYFERKVIGYMQVRIGPNRHGPWGLLQTLADVMKLLMKEDIIPTKVDRPIFLIAPVIAFAPAFMIFAAISWSENIPGADLNIGVLYIVGISSITTIGVLMGGWSSNNKYSLMGAMRSIAQMISYEIPLVLAIIGVVLLAGSLNLRDIVFAQQEGLWFIIPQFFGFIIFMIASIAELNRSPFDLPEAESELVSGYHTEYTGFRMAFFFLAEYVYAIAISAIATTLFLGGWLGPVLPGIVWFFLKMALFMFVWFWLRATLPRVRVDQLMAFGWKVLIPLALLNIVITAVIKVWMG; from the coding sequence CGAAAAGTTATCGGCTATATGCAAGTTCGTATTGGTCCAAACCGACACGGTCCCTGGGGTTTATTACAAACGTTAGCAGATGTAATGAAGCTTTTAATGAAAGAAGATATTATTCCAACAAAAGTAGACCGCCCGATCTTTTTAATTGCTCCGGTCATTGCCTTTGCACCAGCATTTATGATTTTTGCGGCGATTTCTTGGAGTGAAAATATCCCTGGCGCAGACTTAAATATTGGGGTTCTTTATATCGTCGGTATTTCTTCAATTACAACAATTGGAGTTTTAATGGGTGGTTGGAGTTCTAATAATAAGTACTCACTTATGGGAGCAATGCGTTCGATTGCTCAAATGATTAGTTATGAAATCCCGCTTGTCTTAGCAATTATCGGGGTTGTTCTTTTAGCTGGATCATTAAACTTGCGAGACATTGTATTTGCTCAACAAGAAGGTCTTTGGTTTATTATTCCACAATTTTTTGGTTTTATTATTTTTATGATTGCTTCTATTGCTGAATTGAACAGGTCTCCTTTTGACTTGCCTGAAGCAGAAAGTGAACTTGTTAGTGGCTATCATACAGAATATACCGGATTTAGAATGGCGTTTTTCTTCCTTGCAGAATATGTATACGCAATTGCAATTTCAGCTATTGCAACGACATTATTCCTTGGCGGTTGGCTAGGACCAGTTTTACCAGGTATTGTATGGTTCTTCCTAAAAATGGCTTTGTTTATGTTTGTATGGTTTTGGCTACGTGCAACTTTGCCACGTGTCAGAGTGGACCAGTTAATGGCCTTTGGATGGAAGGTTTTAATACCACTTGCACTTCTTAACATTGTCATTACGGCAGTGATAAAAGTATGGATGGGGTGA